From the genome of Eucalyptus grandis isolate ANBG69807.140 chromosome 2, ASM1654582v1, whole genome shotgun sequence, one region includes:
- the LOC104433923 gene encoding protein ROLLING AND ERECT LEAF 2, with translation MGAANSKVEEDKALQLCRERKKFVRQALDGRYSLAAAHVMYVHSLRNTGTALGKFVESNAHVESSLYTSTSATPEPLALTEKSLSHFSFSSPSFSHRADAAYTLSPSPSPPPPTSTVYHANHMKFTGSYSREVQEKLPSPITGTVTFSSTPRNTTPDSSEKPDLSAFEDSPVPPGTPQWDFFGLFHPIDHQMPSQGGKRMNQGFEDADDIKRLREEEGIPELEDDEEKGSMDRTEEEFQDSDDEFDEPSTETLVRSFENVNRVNDESMSSPPPTAPSMRSATSEGEFMNGDKGQSPDLSSRRGKSPAVAPSSETKRTPMKDNHDEQKVTAKDFSSSIKDIGGLFIKASESGREVPRKLEANELHFRSIFPGKERASVLSVYLRTCFSCGEDRWQAQEEPAQAAMKYLTWHRTGSSRSSSSRNPLGLNLKDDTEELNDNYIGSVCMISGSHASTLDRLYAWERKLYDEVKACDEIRRNYDVKCKILRQLESKGHLDLKERTDRIGKTRASIKDLHSRIIVAIHRIDSISKRIEELRDKELQPQLEELIEGLGRMWEVMFECHKLQLNIISVAHGSSNTKIPVHSEEHRKITLDLENELGSLSSSFTKWIGAQKTYLEAINNWLGKCYLHPQKTPKRKRRRPQQTPLWKHGPPIYATCELWLEELKALPSKDVTESIKRLAADIRQFLPLQERNQGKNAKHAQTPPTSWEGGSGADSEVNMLKDYASEDWITGVDRFRLSLVEFLDKLNKYAESSVHMYVSLEKAIPDRKSTYDKSKSQP, from the exons ATGGGGGCCGCAAATTCTAAGGTTGAAGAAGATAAGGCCTTGCAGCTATGCCGGGAAAGGAAGAAGTTTGTTAGGCAAGCCCTTGATGGTAGGTATTCTCTTGCGGCGGCTCATGTTATGTACGTTCATTCTCTAAGGAACACAGGAACTGCGCTTGGGAAGTTTGTCGAATCCAATGCCCATGTGGAATCATCTTTGTATACATCCACGAGTGCAACACCGGAGCCACTTGCATTGACAGAGAAGTCGCTTTCGCATTTTTCATTCTCCTCTCCATCATTTTCACATCGTGCAGATGCGGCTTATACTctttctccatctccatctcctcctcctcctacctCTACTGTTTATCACGCGAATCATATGAAATTCACGGGTAGCTATTCTAGAGAGGTTCAAGAAAAGTTGCCATCACCTATCACAGGGACAGTGACTTTTTCTAGTACCCCGCGGAATACTACACCGGATTCCTCTGAAAAACCAGATCTGTCAGCATTTGAAGATTCTCCCGTTCCACCTGGAACGCCTCAATGGGATTTCTTTGGTTTATTCCATCCAATCGATCATCAAATGCCTTCTCAAGGGGGGAAGCGTATGAACCAGGGGTTTGAAGATGCTGATGACATCAAAAGGCTTAGGGAGGAGGAAGGCATACCCGAGTtggaagatgatgaagagaagGGTTCTATGGACCGAACTGAAGAAGAATTCCAGGATTCAGATGATGAATTTGATGAGCCTTCCACAGAGACCCTGGTTCGCAGTTTTGAAAATGTCAATCGGGTAAATGATGAATCCATGTCTAGCCCCCCTCCCACTGCTCCTTCAATGAGAAGTGCAACTTCAGAAGGTGAATTCATGAATGGAGACAAAGGCCAGTCTCCTGATCTGTCATCACGAAGGGGCAAATCACCTGCTGTTGCTCCATCATCTGAGACAAAGAGAACTCCCATGAAAGATAACCATGACGAACAGAAGGTTACGGCAAAGGACTTCTCTTCAAGCATTAAAGATATCGGAGGTCTTTTCATAAAAGCATCAGAATCTGGGAGAGAAGTTCCGAGAAAGCTAGAAGCCAATGAGTTACATTTTCGTTCAATATTTCCGGGGAAAGAAC GTGCATCAGTATTGTCCGTGTACCTCAGGACATGTTTTTCTTGCGGGGAGGATCGTTGGCAAGCTCAAGAAG AACCTGCTCAAGCGGCAATGAAGTACTTAACTTGGCATAGGACGGGATCATCTCGCTCTTCTTCATCAAGGAATCCTTTAGGGTTGAATTTAAAGGATGACACTGAGGAGCTTAATGACAATTACATTGGCAGTGTCTGTATGATATCTGGAAGCCATGCCTCAACCTTGGATAGGCTATATGCCTGGGAGAGAAAGCTCTATGATGAAGTCAAG GCCTGTGATGAGATCAGGAGGAATTATGACGTCAAATGTAAAATTTTAAGGCAATTGGAATCAAAAGGACATCTGGATTTAAAGGAAAGAACTGATAGAATTGGTAAAACTCGTGCTTCCATCAAGGATCTACACTCGAGGATCATAGTTGCCATTCACAGAATTGACTCCATCTCGAAGAGAATAGAAGAACTACGTGACAAAGAGCTTCAACCTCAGCTGGAAGAGTTGATTGAAGG GTTAGGTCGGATGTGGGAAGTCATGTTTGAGTGTCACAAGCTTCAGCTCAACATAATCTCAGTAGCTCATGGCAGCAGCAACACTAAAATCCCGGTGCACTCAGAAGAACACCGGAAGATTACCCTCGATCTTGAAAATGAACTGGGTTCACTATCTTCGAGTTTTACAAAGTGGATTGGAGCCCAGAAGACCTACTTGGAGGCCATCAACAATTGGCTCGGGAAGTGCTACTTGCATCCCCAAAAAACTCCAAAGCGAAAAAGGCGGAGGCCCCAACAAACGCCACTGTGGAAGCATGGGCCGCCAATCTATGCCACTTGTGAACTGTGGTTGGAGGAGCTGAAGGCTTTGCCTTCCAAGGATGTGACAGAGTCAATTAAACGTTTGGCTGCAGACATTCGCCAGTTTTTACCACTTCAAGAAAGGAACCAAGGAAAGAATGCGAAACATGCTCAAACACCCCCAACATCATGGGAAGGTGGAAGTGGGGCTGATTCGGAGGTTAACATGTTGAAGGATTACGCTTCGGAGGACTGGATTACAGGTGTTGACCGCTTCCGGTTGAGCTTGGTTGAATTTCTTGATAAGTTGAATAAGTATGCGGAGTCCTCTGTTCATATGTACGTGTCCCTTGAAAAGGCCATCCCAGATCGCAAGAGTACTTATGATAAGTCGAAGTCCCAACCATGA